One genomic window of Candidatus Kuenenia stuttgartiensis includes the following:
- a CDS encoding ISL3 family transposase, whose protein sequence is MQIKTLLNTVENFKSFVYKAVSFEVINGRKALVADIKPRVNAKPECSVCGKRASGYDTQPSRLYEYPPLWGFQVFFRYSPRRAACPVDGIHVERIPWSEGKEQMTTTYKVFLSRWAKRLSWKETAEIFKSSWDSVYRAVQFVVAYGLAHRDLENITEIGIDEIQVWSGHKYLTLVYQLDSHAKRLLWSGPERKAKTLLKFFMELGRERCLRIKFVCSDMWSPYLKVIAKKASQALNILDRFHIMKKFNEAIDQIRREEVKKLKDEGTDNVLEKSRWLLLKRPENLTEKQTVRLSQIVKINLSSIKAYLMREDFQRFWEYKYPAYADRFLENWITRTLKTNLEPMKKVAKMLRNHKQLILNWFKADGRLSSGTVEGFNLKAKLTMRKAYGYKSLECLQTALYHTLGNLPEPILTHRFCG, encoded by the coding sequence ATGCAGATAAAGACATTATTAAATACGGTAGAGAATTTCAAGTCATTTGTTTACAAAGCAGTCAGTTTCGAGGTCATAAATGGTAGAAAGGCATTAGTAGCAGATATAAAGCCGAGGGTAAATGCCAAGCCTGAATGTTCAGTATGTGGGAAGAGAGCGTCTGGGTATGATACACAGCCGTCCCGGTTATACGAGTATCCGCCATTATGGGGGTTTCAAGTATTTTTCCGATATTCCCCGCGACGCGCCGCCTGTCCAGTGGACGGAATCCATGTAGAGCGAATTCCCTGGTCAGAAGGTAAGGAGCAGATGACCACCACATACAAGGTATTCCTGTCTCGATGGGCTAAACGCCTGAGTTGGAAAGAGACAGCCGAGATATTCAAGTCCAGTTGGGACAGTGTGTATAGGGCAGTGCAGTTTGTAGTTGCCTACGGCCTTGCCCACAGGGACTTGGAGAATATAACGGAAATAGGAATAGACGAGATACAAGTCTGGAGTGGCCACAAGTATTTAACCCTTGTATATCAGCTTGATTCGCATGCCAAAAGGCTTTTATGGAGTGGCCCTGAGCGGAAGGCAAAGACCCTGCTGAAGTTTTTCATGGAGTTAGGTAGAGAACGTTGTCTGAGAATCAAATTCGTTTGCAGCGATATGTGGTCGCCGTACCTGAAGGTGATAGCGAAGAAGGCTTCCCAGGCGCTTAATATTCTTGACCGTTTCCACATCATGAAGAAATTCAATGAAGCCATAGACCAGATACGGAGGGAAGAGGTCAAAAAGCTCAAGGATGAAGGCACAGACAATGTTTTGGAAAAGAGCCGTTGGTTACTGTTGAAAAGGCCTGAGAACTTGACAGAAAAGCAAACGGTACGGTTAAGCCAGATAGTTAAGATCAACCTGAGTTCAATAAAGGCATATTTAATGCGTGAAGATTTTCAGCGTTTTTGGGAGTATAAGTATCCGGCGTATGCAGACAGGTTTCTCGAGAACTGGATTACGAGAACCCTAAAAACCAACCTGGAACCTATGAAAAAAGTGGCAAAGATGTTGCGCAATCACAAGCAGCTCATTCTCAACTGGTTCAAGGCTGATGGCAGACTTTCTTCCGGTACGGTTGAGGGGTTTAACCTTAAGGCGAAACTGACTATGAGAAAGGCTTATGGTTATAAATCTCTGGAATGCCTGCAAACAGCCTTGTATCATACTCTTGGTAATTTGCCGGAACCAATACTTACCCACAGATTCTGCGGATGA
- a CDS encoding metallophosphoesterase family protein, whose product MIYAIIGDIHSNYEAFTAVADEIRKERVDEIFCVGDIVGYAAEPILCIELVQQLRCKTVAGNHDCAVVGKFPVSYFNKSAKEAAIWTSNQLSQSYKDYLKNLPLIEKWNDITLVHASLNRPEFFDYITTLADAQLSFDKLNTSVCFYGHTHVPSALFLNESSVRLDKGHVFDLNNVEKALINVGSVGQPRDWDLRASYAIYNTEQKTVHIKRVKYNIISAMEKIYKAGLPGENALRLGG is encoded by the coding sequence TTGATTTATGCAATAATAGGTGATATACACAGTAATTATGAGGCGTTTACTGCCGTTGCAGATGAAATACGAAAAGAACGTGTCGATGAAATATTCTGCGTAGGCGATATTGTTGGTTATGCCGCAGAACCAATTTTGTGCATTGAATTAGTACAACAACTACGTTGTAAAACCGTTGCAGGCAATCACGACTGTGCGGTGGTAGGGAAATTCCCCGTAAGTTATTTCAATAAATCCGCAAAAGAAGCGGCCATATGGACGTCAAACCAACTTTCACAAAGTTATAAAGATTATTTGAAAAATTTGCCCCTGATTGAGAAATGGAACGACATTACCCTTGTGCATGCTTCTTTAAACAGGCCGGAATTCTTTGACTACATAACAACCCTCGCAGACGCTCAATTGAGTTTTGATAAACTAAATACATCTGTTTGCTTTTACGGTCATACCCATGTGCCCTCGGCATTATTTCTAAACGAGAGTTCTGTCCGGTTGGATAAAGGACATGTCTTTGATTTGAATAATGTAGAAAAGGCACTCATAAACGTGGGGAGTGTTGGACAGCCGCGCGATTGGGATTTGAGGGCATCTTACGCTATTTACAACACCGAACAAAAAACCGTACATATCAAGCGGGTCAAATACAATATTATCTCTGCAATGGAAAAAATTTATAAGGCTGGACTGCCTGGAGAAAATGCATTACGGTTAGGAGGTTAA
- a CDS encoding replication-associated recombination protein A — MRPRNLSEFVGQEHLVGEGKILRSFIENKELVSLIFWGPPGVGKTTLALIIANAMNAHFITFSAVLSGVKEIRAVIEEAKEQLKFNGKRTVLFVDEIHRFNKAQQDSFLHHVEDGTITLIGATTENPSFEVNSPLLSRCKVLVLEPLRKSHITAILLNALSDRESGLGGQKIEIPQDVIDFIAEFSHGEARAALNTLETAIMLVRPNEKDIRPVTMEIAMEAMQRKALLYDKGGEEHYNVISAFIKSMRGSDPDAALYWLARMLEAGEDPLFIVRRMVIFAAEDIGNADPAALQLAVSVKDAFHFVGMPEGWIPLAQGVTYLACAPKSNASYMAYLAAIKDVRERGALPAPMHVRNAPTTLMKGMGYGKDYKYPHSFGGYVEQSYLPKELDSKEYYHPTQNGFDAEIRKRLSFYKSKRKGLEDE; from the coding sequence ATGAGGCCGCGAAATCTCAGTGAATTTGTGGGACAGGAACATCTCGTGGGGGAGGGCAAGATTCTGAGAAGTTTTATCGAAAATAAAGAACTTGTTTCATTAATCTTTTGGGGTCCTCCGGGTGTTGGGAAGACAACGCTTGCCTTGATTATTGCAAACGCGATGAATGCTCATTTTATCACATTTTCAGCGGTACTCTCCGGTGTAAAAGAAATACGGGCGGTTATTGAGGAAGCAAAGGAACAGCTTAAATTCAATGGCAAAAGGACGGTTCTTTTCGTGGATGAAATTCATCGGTTTAACAAAGCCCAGCAGGATTCTTTTTTACATCATGTGGAGGATGGTACTATTACTTTAATAGGTGCGACAACGGAAAATCCCTCCTTTGAGGTCAATTCACCTCTCTTGTCACGATGTAAGGTACTTGTTTTAGAACCGCTCAGAAAGAGCCATATCACTGCTATTTTGTTGAATGCCTTGTCGGATAGAGAAAGTGGTTTGGGCGGTCAGAAGATAGAAATACCGCAAGACGTCATTGACTTTATAGCGGAGTTCTCACATGGTGAGGCAAGAGCGGCGCTGAATACCCTGGAAACTGCCATTATGCTTGTTCGTCCAAACGAAAAAGACATTCGCCCTGTCACCATGGAAATTGCCATGGAGGCAATGCAGCGAAAGGCATTACTCTATGACAAGGGGGGAGAAGAGCATTACAACGTGATTTCCGCTTTCATAAAGTCAATGAGGGGAAGCGACCCTGACGCCGCACTCTATTGGTTGGCGCGTATGCTGGAGGCGGGGGAAGACCCTCTCTTTATTGTGCGGAGAATGGTCATATTTGCAGCGGAAGATATCGGCAATGCCGACCCGGCCGCTCTTCAATTAGCCGTATCGGTAAAAGATGCGTTTCATTTTGTAGGTATGCCTGAAGGATGGATACCGCTCGCGCAGGGGGTCACCTATCTTGCCTGTGCGCCGAAAAGTAATGCGTCGTATATGGCATATTTAGCAGCGATAAAAGATGTAAGAGAAAGAGGGGCATTGCCTGCACCAATGCATGTAAGAAATGCGCCTACCACTCTTATGAAGGGGATGGGATACGGCAAGGATTATAAATATCCACACAGTTTCGGTGGATATGTTGAACAGTCGTATCTGCCAAAAGAATTGGATAGTAAGGAATATTACCATCCGACGCAGAATGGATTTGATGCAGAAATCAGGAAACGACTTTCCTTTTATAAGAGTAAGCGAAAAGGTCTGGAGGATGAATAG
- a CDS encoding cache domain-containing protein has translation MFNFTKNKLIIFLLIFSFLPLFIMRLVVYPIAFNALRDEIIRNLRLAVNKQAELIAAWMEGRLSNARYIANNPFLIQAMQKTGNALTIEVNEYFKSICSDFGYKEIFYADRNGKILFASNKALYGENILEQDYYRRAIAGAFFVSNIQSSLELTGNVAGFQEADTPAMIMSLPVKNAPDAILGVLAVCVDVAEIDRVMKSVHFGKTGEAYLINKNGYMLTTSRFTDELLQADRIKKRASLELKIVDPYTKKPTKGALECINGGEGYDAHGYPDYRGVRVLGFWHWMPDYDWGVIAEIDVNEGYGKLYTLRDSVMFVFAFLAMGIVIVVFLLVKKVTLPYR, from the coding sequence TTGTTTAACTTTACAAAAAACAAACTCATTATATTTTTGCTCATCTTTTCGTTCCTGCCGTTATTTATCATGCGTCTTGTTGTTTATCCCATTGCTTTCAATGCATTAAGGGATGAAATTATTCGTAATTTGAGGCTTGCGGTAAATAAACAGGCTGAATTAATTGCAGCATGGATGGAAGGCCGCTTATCAAATGCCAGGTACATCGCAAATAATCCGTTCTTGATTCAAGCAATGCAAAAAACAGGGAATGCGCTTACCATAGAAGTTAACGAATATTTTAAATCCATTTGCAGCGATTTTGGCTATAAAGAGATTTTTTACGCTGACCGTAACGGAAAAATTTTATTTGCATCCAACAAGGCACTGTACGGTGAAAATATATTGGAACAGGATTACTATCGCAGGGCAATTGCCGGGGCATTTTTTGTATCGAATATACAATCCTCCCTGGAACTCACCGGCAATGTTGCCGGATTCCAGGAGGCAGATACACCGGCAATGATCATGTCCTTGCCGGTAAAAAACGCCCCGGATGCAATTTTAGGGGTGCTGGCTGTGTGTGTGGATGTTGCCGAAATTGACAGGGTGATGAAAAGTGTTCATTTCGGGAAAACGGGAGAAGCATACCTGATAAATAAAAACGGATATATGTTAACTACCTCAAGGTTCACTGATGAATTACTTCAGGCTGACCGTATCAAAAAAAGGGCATCATTGGAGTTAAAAATTGTTGATCCTTACACAAAAAAGCCGACAAAAGGAGCGCTTGAATGTATTAACGGCGGGGAAGGCTATGATGCGCATGGTTATCCTGATTACAGGGGAGTACGGGTACTTGGCTTTTGGCATTGGATGCCGGATTACGATTGGGGAGTAATCGCGGAGATAGACGTTAATGAGGGGTATGGAAAACTTTATACACTGCGTGATTCTGTCATGTTTGTTTTTGCATTTTTAGCAATGGGGATTGTTATTGTTGTTTTTCTTCTTGTAAAGAAGGTGACCCTGCCTTACCGTTAA
- the fsa gene encoding fructose-6-phosphate aldolase encodes MKFFIDTADVKEIREAHDLGILDGVTTNPSLVAKTGRPFRETLEEICSIVKGPVSAEAVSLDTQGLVDEARELSKIAENIVVKIPLIKDGLKAVKILSEEGINTNVTLCFSANQALLAAKAGATYISPFVGRLDDIGHTGMDVIEDIRAIYDNYGFATEIIVASIRNPNHVRDAALMGADISTIPFNVFNLLVQHPLTDAGIKKFLADWEKVPKK; translated from the coding sequence ATGAAATTTTTTATTGATACCGCAGATGTAAAAGAGATAAGAGAAGCGCATGACCTTGGAATTCTTGACGGTGTAACGACGAATCCGTCCCTCGTTGCAAAAACAGGCAGACCATTCCGCGAAACGCTTGAAGAAATTTGCTCCATAGTAAAGGGGCCAGTGAGCGCTGAAGCGGTAAGCCTCGATACACAAGGCCTCGTTGATGAAGCTCGTGAGTTATCGAAAATTGCCGAGAATATCGTAGTAAAAATACCCCTGATAAAAGACGGACTTAAGGCAGTGAAAATATTATCTGAAGAAGGAATAAATACGAATGTTACACTTTGTTTCTCTGCCAATCAGGCGCTGTTAGCGGCAAAGGCTGGGGCAACCTACATTAGCCCTTTTGTGGGGAGACTGGACGACATAGGGCATACAGGAATGGACGTCATAGAGGATATACGGGCAATTTATGATAATTATGGGTTTGCGACTGAAATAATTGTGGCAAGTATCCGGAACCCGAATCATGTTCGTGATGCGGCATTAATGGGAGCAGACATATCTACCATCCCTTTTAACGTTTTTAATTTGCTGGTGCAGCATCCGTTAACGGATGCCGGTATAAAAAAGTTTCTTGCCGATTGGGAAAAAGTTCCGAAAAAATAA
- the holA gene encoding DNA polymerase III subunit delta, which yields MHKRSSNGYQELKTSIAKKKDCPVFVVFGNEEFFIKEAVTTIKAALIADNDTDPVVIEVGGNDTPAPVIFNELRGRSFFQKNKKLVIVINADNFVEKNKDSLESYLQKPSTHAHLILICAGWDKRIRLSKLAEKTGIVADCQRIKEYQLPTWLMSRAKHYKKTMNPKAAQRLAGDVGNNLAILDMHLEKLSIYKDNKATIDESDVDALVTADRNRTIFELTDAVARKNFPQALKILNQMLTHGENSVKIITLLAWQIRRIWRARQLLAQGKDENSISSELQIAPFFKKKFFDQVRDFTENDLMKKHASLLESDIQSKTSAFNKQLLLELLVHKLCA from the coding sequence TTGCACAAAAGATCAAGTAATGGATATCAGGAACTCAAAACATCAATAGCGAAGAAGAAAGATTGCCCGGTCTTTGTTGTTTTCGGGAATGAAGAATTCTTTATTAAAGAAGCGGTAACGACAATAAAAGCCGCTTTAATTGCCGATAACGATACCGACCCGGTGGTGATTGAGGTCGGCGGAAATGATACGCCGGCACCGGTCATTTTTAATGAATTAAGAGGACGTTCCTTTTTCCAGAAAAATAAAAAGCTGGTTATTGTAATTAACGCAGACAATTTTGTGGAAAAAAACAAAGATTCATTAGAGAGTTATTTGCAAAAGCCATCAACGCATGCGCATTTGATTTTAATATGTGCCGGATGGGATAAAAGAATAAGGTTGTCAAAATTAGCGGAGAAAACCGGCATTGTCGCAGATTGTCAAAGGATAAAGGAATATCAATTGCCCACCTGGCTTATGTCCCGCGCAAAACATTACAAAAAGACGATGAACCCTAAAGCCGCACAGCGGTTAGCCGGGGACGTCGGAAACAATCTGGCTATATTAGACATGCATCTTGAGAAACTTTCTATTTATAAAGATAATAAAGCTACAATAGACGAATCGGACGTCGATGCATTAGTGACCGCCGACAGGAATAGAACGATATTTGAGCTTACCGACGCAGTTGCCCGGAAAAATTTTCCACAGGCGCTTAAGATTCTCAATCAGATGTTGACACACGGTGAGAATTCAGTGAAAATTATCACATTGCTGGCATGGCAAATCAGGAGGATTTGGAGAGCCAGGCAATTATTGGCGCAGGGAAAAGATGAAAATAGCATTTCTTCTGAGCTTCAAATAGCGCCTTTTTTTAAAAAAAAGTTTTTTGACCAGGTAAGGGATTTTACCGAAAATGACCTTATGAAAAAACATGCCTCCCTGCTTGAATCTGACATACAAAGCAAGACAAGCGCATTCAATAAACAACTATTGCTTGAACTCCTGGTACATAAATTGTGTGCATGA
- the cobU gene encoding bifunctional adenosylcobinamide kinase/adenosylcobinamide-phosphate guanylyltransferase, with protein sequence MAKTILVLGGARSGKSSFAETMAKRYKTVVYVATAEIKDDEMRERIRIHRERRPLCWQTIESPYNLEKVVFDQSKKADLVFIDCITLYITNLLVMPANQDSSQIIDKIHTLCRVCEEITSDIIIVSNEVGLGIMPENALARHFCDIAGSANQILAQHATEVYFVISGIAQKIK encoded by the coding sequence ATGGCTAAGACTATCCTTGTGCTTGGCGGTGCCCGCAGCGGAAAATCTTCATTTGCGGAAACCATGGCGAAACGTTACAAAACAGTTGTGTATGTGGCTACCGCCGAAATCAAGGATGATGAGATGCGTGAACGCATACGGATACATCGGGAACGGAGGCCGTTGTGCTGGCAAACAATTGAATCGCCGTATAATTTGGAAAAAGTCGTTTTCGACCAGAGTAAAAAGGCAGACCTGGTTTTTATAGACTGCATTACCTTATATATTACCAATCTTCTTGTAATGCCGGCAAATCAGGATTCGTCACAGATAATTGATAAAATACATACACTGTGCCGCGTTTGTGAAGAAATAACTTCAGACATTATAATCGTCTCAAACGAAGTCGGACTTGGCATAATGCCGGAAAATGCACTGGCGCGGCATTTTTGCGATATAGCCGGTTCTGCAAACCAAATACTGGCGCAGCACGCAACAGAGGTATATTTCGTAATTTCAGGAATTGCACAAAAGATCAAGTAA
- a CDS encoding adenosylcobinamide-GDP ribazoletransferase, whose translation MPKSSYAVCWFPIVGIVIGAILSVVSLLLQNVFPPCITNAFILITYIVTGALHLDGFADTCDGIYGGWNKEKRLEIMKDSHIGSYGVIGLICILGLRYACLLHTGECHVFLNTKDISAGILPSFGEPYSRDASSAVVTKIIVLCLMPAVGRWAQVFAAGVSNYARDVPGTGSFIVNGTTQKHVAVASVVPFVLILYLCRLKGLAECAIIVVFTLFIIWYIKRKIGGMTGDTLGAINEAAEIIFLLALFVVF comes from the coding sequence TTGCCCAAGAGCAGTTATGCCGTGTGCTGGTTCCCCATTGTAGGAATTGTCATTGGCGCTATTTTATCAGTTGTTTCTCTGCTTTTGCAAAATGTTTTTCCTCCGTGTATAACAAATGCCTTCATATTAATAACGTATATTGTAACCGGAGCGTTGCATCTCGACGGATTTGCTGATACATGTGATGGTATTTATGGCGGATGGAACAAGGAAAAACGGCTGGAAATAATGAAAGACAGCCATATTGGGAGTTATGGCGTTATTGGTTTGATTTGTATTCTCGGACTGAGATATGCCTGCCTTCTGCATACAGGAGAATGCCATGTTTTCTTGAATACAAAAGACATTTCAGCCGGGATATTACCATCATTTGGCGAGCCATACAGTAGAGACGCTTCTTCCGCAGTAGTGACAAAAATTATTGTGCTGTGTTTAATGCCTGCAGTAGGGCGATGGGCGCAGGTGTTTGCCGCCGGAGTATCAAATTATGCAAGAGATGTGCCGGGAACAGGAAGTTTCATCGTGAACGGAACCACGCAAAAACATGTGGCTGTTGCATCCGTTGTTCCCTTTGTTCTTATACTGTATTTATGCCGTTTAAAGGGTCTGGCGGAATGCGCAATAATTGTTGTTTTTACATTATTTATAATCTGGTATATCAAAAGAAAGATTGGCGGTATGACAGGTGACACATTGGGCGCAATCAATGAGGCGGCAGAAATTATTTTCCTCTTAGCACTGTTCGTTGTTTTTTAA
- the cysC gene encoding adenylyl-sulfate kinase: MNKGFTVWLTGLPGAGKATIAHLLKNRLSENYQINVEVLTSELIRANLCSNLKHARHDRKINIHCAIFICKLLSRNGIAVISSLASPHRTSREKARRETGNFIEVYVKCPLELCVARDVEGIYQRALNGNILHFMGESDPYEEPLNPDLVVETDKETAEESTGKILKKLLELQYIVKQIEFPKGE; this comes from the coding sequence GTGAATAAAGGCTTTACCGTATGGCTTACCGGTTTGCCTGGGGCTGGCAAGGCAACAATAGCTCATTTGCTGAAAAATAGGTTAAGTGAAAATTATCAAATAAATGTTGAAGTACTTACAAGTGAATTAATCAGAGCAAACCTGTGCTCTAACCTTAAACATGCCAGGCACGACCGGAAAATCAATATCCACTGCGCTATTTTTATCTGCAAATTATTGTCACGGAATGGAATCGCGGTGATCTCTTCATTAGCATCCCCCCATCGGACATCAAGGGAAAAGGCTCGCAGGGAAACAGGCAATTTCATTGAAGTTTATGTCAAATGTCCCCTTGAATTATGTGTAGCAAGAGACGTGGAAGGTATCTATCAAAGAGCCTTAAATGGCAATATACTGCATTTCATGGGAGAATCTGATCCCTATGAAGAACCATTAAATCCCGATCTTGTCGTGGAAACAGACAAAGAAACCGCTGAAGAATCAACCGGTAAAATATTGAAAAAACTGTTGGAATTACAGTATATAGTCAAACAAATAGAATTTCCGAAAGGTGAATAA
- a CDS encoding alkaline phosphatase family protein has translation MVINKKKVFVLGLDSIPPELLFDRWLNQLPNIKRLVSEGLYGGLESTIPAITCPAWPSMMTSANPGRLGLYGFRNRSNYNYDGLCFASSKTIKIDTVWDILSRIGKKVVLIGIPMTYPPKPVNGCMVTCFMTPDTKSQYTYPAGLKAEVEGITNGYILDVDEFRSEKKEYILKKIYDMTEKRFKLTKKYIHSREWDFFMMVEMGPDRIHHAFWKYFDETHPKHPSGSEYKDAILNYYKYLDKEIGETLALLDENTMVLIVSDHGSKKMVGGICINEWLIQNGYMKLVEYPKTTTPFNKLMVDWKNTSVWGEGGYYGRVFLNVQGREPHGVIPKHNYENFRNELIRKLEDLRDENGNNINTRVFKPEEIYSECAGVPPDLIVYYGNLDWRSIGSVGSGSIWADENDTGPDDANHSQQGIFILKKNGHLGGIRKNGTTLYDVSPTILQYLDVKIPENMEGRVIA, from the coding sequence ATGGTTATTAATAAAAAAAAGGTGTTTGTTTTAGGTTTGGACTCAATACCACCGGAATTGCTTTTTGACCGGTGGCTGAATCAATTGCCCAATATTAAAAGATTGGTCTCTGAGGGGCTCTATGGGGGATTGGAAAGCACCATTCCCGCTATTACATGTCCGGCGTGGCCGTCAATGATGACAAGCGCCAACCCCGGAAGGCTTGGTTTGTACGGTTTCCGAAATCGTTCAAACTACAATTATGACGGATTATGTTTCGCAAGTTCAAAAACAATTAAAATTGATACTGTCTGGGATATTTTATCCCGGATAGGGAAGAAAGTTGTTTTGATAGGCATTCCCATGACCTATCCTCCAAAACCCGTAAACGGCTGTATGGTTACTTGTTTTATGACTCCGGACACAAAGAGTCAGTACACATACCCTGCCGGATTAAAGGCTGAGGTGGAGGGTATAACAAACGGATATATACTTGATGTTGATGAATTCAGGAGTGAAAAGAAAGAGTATATATTGAAAAAAATATATGATATGACCGAAAAGAGATTTAAGCTGACAAAAAAATATATCCATTCCAGGGAATGGGATTTTTTTATGATGGTTGAAATGGGGCCTGATAGGATACATCACGCATTTTGGAAATATTTTGATGAAACACATCCGAAACATCCGTCGGGTTCTGAGTATAAAGATGCTATTTTAAATTATTATAAATACCTGGATAAGGAAATCGGGGAAACACTTGCGCTTTTAGATGAAAATACAATGGTGCTTATAGTATCCGACCATGGCTCAAAAAAGATGGTTGGCGGTATTTGTATTAATGAATGGCTTATACAAAACGGTTATATGAAACTGGTTGAGTATCCGAAAACAACAACTCCCTTCAATAAACTTATGGTTGACTGGAAGAATACCTCGGTGTGGGGAGAGGGGGGCTATTACGGCAGGGTATTTCTGAACGTACAAGGCCGCGAACCACATGGTGTAATCCCCAAACATAATTATGAAAATTTCAGAAATGAATTAATACGAAAACTTGAAGATTTGCGGGACGAAAACGGAAACAATATAAATACAAGAGTATTTAAACCTGAGGAGATTTACTCTGAATGTGCAGGTGTTCCGCCTGATTTAATTGTCTATTATGGCAACCTTGATTGGCGGTCAATTGGCAGTGTTGGTAGCGGTTCCATTTGGGCAGATGAGAATGATACCGGCCCGGATGATGCGAACCACTCTCAACAGGGTATTTTTATTTTGAAAAAAAATGGGCATTTGGGTGGCATCAGAAAAAATGGCACTACCCTCTATGATGTTTCTCCGACGATTTTACAATATTTGGACGTTAAAATACCTGAAAATATGGAAGGACGGGTTATCGCATAA